In Oscillatoria salina IIICB1, a single genomic region encodes these proteins:
- a CDS encoding SPOR domain-containing protein produces MIQTALEEFPKKSSLNPVLQAALSSLDVQLEAELARYRRRQPQPSRAKQAFQEHYRSKVINAHPEDVTTAQLAIAPETQGEVTEETKLSAETGLKSEQPSSDREVVSANEDSSLVHQVQPAEEKVEPEETINEHPPEDYLASSEQLLNTLAEEEPAKEKKTNPLASLFTPLGVSSMLVFLVASSLLAWALMPEEAWSKLGLSGIVSAESETTAPQSLEIKPVVPESPEKTTIPPGPNLATEEFVELNLSTLSNVKPSPTPQTNIDSSNLPTAPETPGSQQGSPGPVVIKRSSDLATALLPPSLQPAPVPPANSAPATTPTNPFPTAQPSPSNSQNNQNYVVLIDYSGESSLVKARAIAPDAFVRKTASGDKIQMATFTNQADAQRYVQNLKQQGISASVASVAG; encoded by the coding sequence ATGATTCAAACTGCTTTAGAAGAATTCCCGAAAAAATCTTCCTTAAATCCAGTTTTACAAGCTGCTTTAAGTAGTTTAGATGTACAGTTAGAAGCAGAATTAGCTCGTTATCGCCGCCGACAACCTCAACCTTCGAGGGCGAAACAAGCTTTCCAGGAGCATTACCGAAGTAAAGTTATCAATGCACATCCAGAAGATGTAACTACCGCGCAATTAGCGATCGCTCCGGAAACGCAAGGCGAGGTAACTGAAGAAACAAAATTATCGGCTGAGACTGGGTTAAAATCAGAACAACCTAGCTCAGATCGCGAAGTTGTCTCGGCAAACGAAGATTCTAGTTTGGTACATCAGGTACAGCCAGCAGAGGAAAAAGTCGAGCCAGAAGAGACAATTAACGAACATCCACCAGAAGATTATTTGGCATCTTCAGAGCAACTTCTCAACACCCTTGCAGAAGAAGAACCAGCAAAGGAGAAAAAAACTAATCCCTTGGCTAGTTTGTTTACACCCCTGGGTGTTAGCTCGATGTTAGTTTTTCTAGTGGCTAGTAGCTTATTAGCTTGGGCATTAATGCCAGAGGAAGCCTGGAGTAAATTAGGATTGTCGGGAATAGTTAGTGCTGAGAGTGAAACCACTGCACCCCAATCTCTCGAAATTAAGCCAGTCGTGCCAGAAAGCCCCGAAAAAACCACTATTCCTCCAGGTCCAAATTTAGCAACGGAAGAGTTTGTCGAGTTAAATTTGAGTACCTTGAGTAACGTCAAACCTAGCCCTACTCCCCAAACTAATATTGATTCATCAAACTTACCCACAGCACCAGAAACTCCAGGATCTCAGCAAGGAAGCCCAGGTCCTGTAGTAATTAAGCGTTCCTCAGATTTAGCAACAGCACTATTACCACCATCTTTACAGCCAGCACCAGTACCGCCTGCTAATTCCGCCCCTGCAACAACACCGACTAATCCATTTCCCACAGCTCAACCAAGTCCGAGTAATAGTCAAAATAATCAGAATTACGTGGTGTTGATTGATTATAGTGGTGAAAGTTCTTTAGTCAAGGCAAGAGCGATCGCGCCTGATGCTTTTGTGCGTAAAACTGCTAGTGGTGACAAAATTCAAATGGCGACGTTTACGAATCAGGCGGATGCTCAAAGATACGTGCAAAATTTAAAACAGCAGGGCATTTCGGCTTCTGTTGCTTCAGTTGCCGGATAA
- a CDS encoding response regulator, with translation MISDPPELRSLKILLVEDTPVNRQLLVNQLMVLGYQADCVSNGVAALNRLTKQDYDLILMDCIMPVLDGYLTTEALRARESNSRRTIVVAMTANISPGERQKCLAAGMDDYLSKPIQLEILATILARWSSVLGVRVPESCHSVIENYNLADDQQQIDRPILPMEVSTESELPSPERGEIPVELARLRELSRGDLEFELEMLQAFVEDAPVYLEQIRQAISTGDLNSLALTAHQLKGAAMTVAIYELPERAKQLENLAVNNCLEKARELLAECERIVDEVHNFLADLVQTEKSSRL, from the coding sequence ATGATATCCGATCCACCAGAATTGCGTAGTTTAAAAATTTTGCTCGTTGAGGATACGCCAGTTAATCGCCAATTGTTAGTCAACCAACTCATGGTACTCGGTTATCAAGCTGATTGTGTCTCCAATGGTGTCGCAGCCCTTAACCGCTTAACTAAGCAAGACTACGATCTGATCTTGATGGATTGTATAATGCCCGTTCTCGATGGCTATCTAACTACCGAAGCTCTGCGCGCTCGAGAAAGTAACTCTCGTCGCACGATTGTCGTTGCTATGACTGCTAATATTTCCCCAGGAGAGCGACAAAAGTGTTTAGCCGCAGGTATGGATGATTATCTGAGTAAGCCGATTCAATTGGAAATCCTAGCGACTATTCTCGCTCGTTGGTCGTCAGTGCTGGGTGTTCGGGTTCCAGAAAGTTGCCACTCAGTAATCGAAAACTACAATCTAGCAGATGACCAACAGCAAATCGATCGCCCGATCTTACCGATGGAAGTTTCTACCGAAAGCGAGCTACCGAGTCCCGAACGAGGTGAAATTCCCGTCGAATTAGCTCGTCTGCGCGAACTTTCTCGCGGCGATCTTGAGTTTGAGTTAGAAATGTTACAAGCTTTTGTCGAAGATGCTCCTGTTTATCTGGAACAAATACGTCAAGCAATTTCCACTGGCGATCTTAATTCCCTTGCTCTCACGGCTCATCAACTCAAAGGTGCTGCGATGACAGTGGCAATTTATGAACTTCCCGAACGAGCCAAACAGTTAGAAAATTTAGCTGTCAATAACTGTCTCGAAAAGGCAAGAGAACTGCTAGCTGAGTGCGAGAGAATTGTTGATGAAGTTCATAATTTCCTTGCTGATTTAGTCCAAACGGAGAAATCCTCCCGTTTGTAA
- a CDS encoding LL-diaminopimelate aminotransferase: MRFAKRIEALQTNVFADMDRAKNCAKMLGVEIIDLSLGSSDLPASQVARSAIEKSLSEIDTHGYLLFHGTRSFREAVAGWYTNRYGIPVDPETEVLQLIGSQEGTAHLPLAVLNPGDFALLLDPGYPSHAGGVHLASGQVYTLPLLSENQFLPRFEDIPTQVLKQAKLLVLSYPHNPTAAIAPLSFFREAVAFCRQHELILCHDFPYADLVFPEAGTSYQSLAPSILQADPDKEVSIEFFTFSKSYNLGGFRIGYAIGNSELILALRQVKAAIDFNQYRGILNGAIAALNEDRETVTTTVATFRQRRDVFVAALHDIGWQVSLPPATMYVWAKLPEKWQNNSSEFCTKLVENTGVAASPGAGFGKNGEGYVRFALVRDPEVLKTAVKRISVFLQS, encoded by the coding sequence ATGCGGTTTGCTAAACGGATAGAAGCCTTGCAAACAAATGTGTTTGCTGATATGGATCGGGCAAAGAATTGCGCGAAAATGTTGGGGGTGGAAATAATTGACCTTTCTTTGGGTTCGTCTGATTTACCAGCGTCTCAGGTGGCGAGATCGGCAATCGAAAAGTCGTTGTCTGAGATCGATACTCATGGATATTTACTTTTTCATGGTACTCGCAGTTTTCGCGAAGCGGTGGCTGGTTGGTATACCAACAGATACGGTATTCCTGTCGATCCGGAAACTGAGGTGTTACAGTTGATTGGTTCTCAGGAAGGAACTGCACATTTACCTTTGGCGGTGTTGAATCCTGGGGATTTTGCTTTGTTGCTCGATCCGGGTTATCCTTCTCATGCTGGTGGGGTACATTTGGCTAGTGGTCAAGTTTATACTTTGCCTCTGTTGAGCGAAAATCAGTTTTTGCCTCGGTTTGAGGATATTCCTACGCAAGTGCTGAAGCAAGCAAAACTGCTGGTGTTGAGTTATCCTCACAATCCCACTGCCGCGATCGCGCCTTTGTCTTTTTTTCGGGAGGCTGTGGCTTTTTGTCGCCAGCATGAGCTAATTTTATGTCACGATTTTCCTTATGCCGATCTGGTCTTTCCTGAAGCGGGAACCAGTTATCAATCTCTGGCTCCGTCTATTTTACAAGCTGACCCTGATAAAGAAGTCTCGATTGAATTTTTTACTTTCTCGAAATCTTATAATTTGGGCGGTTTTCGCATTGGTTACGCGATCGGAAATTCAGAGCTAATTCTCGCCCTGCGTCAAGTGAAAGCGGCGATCGATTTTAATCAATATCGAGGGATTTTAAATGGTGCGATCGCAGCTTTAAATGAAGATCGAGAAACTGTCACGACGACAGTTGCTACTTTCCGTCAGCGACGAGATGTTTTTGTTGCCGCTTTACACGATATTGGTTGGCAGGTTTCTTTACCACCTGCAACTATGTATGTTTGGGCAAAATTACCGGAGAAATGGCAAAATAATTCCTCAGAATTTTGCACGAAATTAGTAGAAAATACTGGCGTTGCTGCCTCACCTGGAGCTGGATTTGGGAAAAATGGTGAAGGGTACGTGCGCTTTGCTTTAGTTCGAGATCCAGAAGTATTAAAAACAGCAGTCAAAAGAATCTCAGTGTTTTTACAGTCGTAA
- a CDS encoding PspA/IM30 family protein encodes MGLLERIWRVIRANINSLISSTEDPEKVLEQAVADMQQDLLRMRQAVAQAIATQKRTERQAAQNNTQAESWYRRAQLALDKGDETLAKEALVKRKSYQDTAKALQSQLEQQNTLISKLKKDLRALESKISEAKMKKDLYIARARSAESSMRIQELMGNTNTSSSLSSFERMEEKVLELEATSEAIAQLGTDDLEKKFSALEGNNELEAELRAMKANQLNGTNQHNYNLPASGSGTRENSSGDE; translated from the coding sequence ATGGGGTTGCTTGAGCGCATTTGGCGAGTAATTCGCGCCAATATCAACAGTCTAATTAGCAGTACAGAAGATCCAGAAAAAGTTTTAGAACAAGCTGTAGCAGATATGCAGCAAGATTTGCTGAGAATGCGGCAGGCTGTGGCTCAAGCGATCGCTACTCAAAAACGTACTGAGCGACAAGCTGCTCAAAATAATACTCAAGCTGAAAGTTGGTATCGTCGCGCTCAACTAGCTTTAGATAAAGGAGATGAAACTCTGGCGAAAGAAGCATTAGTTAAACGCAAAAGCTATCAAGATACAGCCAAAGCTTTACAAAGCCAGTTAGAACAGCAAAATACGCTGATTAGTAAACTGAAAAAAGACTTACGTGCTTTGGAGAGTAAAATATCTGAAGCGAAAATGAAAAAAGATCTCTATATTGCCAGGGCGCGATCGGCAGAAAGCTCGATGAGAATACAGGAGTTAATGGGCAATACTAATACCAGTAGTTCCTTGAGTAGCTTCGAGCGTATGGAAGAAAAAGTTCTGGAGTTAGAAGCAACTTCTGAGGCGATCGCCCAATTGGGAACTGACGATCTAGAAAAGAAATTTTCGGCTCTGGAAGGAAATAATGAACTGGAAGCTGAGTTAAGGGCGATGAAGGCAAATCAGTTAAACGGTACTAATCAGCATAACTATAACTTACCCGCATCGGGTTCTGGAACCAGAGAAAACTCATCGGGAGATGAATAG
- a CDS encoding PspA/IM30 family protein — protein sequence MGLFDRLSRVVRANLNDMVSKAEDPEKVLEQAIIDMQSDLVQMRQAVARAIASQKRTEQQYNKNLSEANTWQQRAQLALTKGDENLAREALQRKKTSSETATMLKQQLDQQNGQVDTLKRNLIALESKISEAKTKKDMLKARANAAKANQQLQSTIGNMSTGSAMSAFERMEEKVMQLEAVSEAAGEIGGNSLEDQFAQLEGSNVDDELAAMKAQMLSGSSPNQEALPAGQDSSSSSSSAPKTEVDAELEELRRQLNQ from the coding sequence ATGGGATTATTCGATCGCCTTAGCCGAGTGGTTCGCGCCAATCTTAACGATATGGTGAGCAAGGCTGAAGATCCAGAGAAAGTTCTGGAACAAGCAATTATTGATATGCAATCCGATCTGGTGCAAATGCGTCAAGCAGTCGCCAGAGCGATCGCTTCTCAAAAACGTACTGAGCAACAATACAACAAAAATTTATCGGAAGCTAATACCTGGCAACAACGCGCTCAACTTGCTCTTACTAAGGGAGATGAAAATTTGGCGCGGGAAGCTCTCCAGCGCAAGAAAACTAGCTCGGAAACAGCGACAATGCTCAAACAACAGCTAGATCAACAAAATGGTCAGGTAGATACGCTCAAGCGCAATTTAATCGCTTTAGAAAGTAAAATTTCTGAAGCGAAAACGAAAAAGGATATGCTCAAAGCGCGGGCAAATGCAGCTAAGGCTAATCAGCAGTTACAAAGTACAATTGGTAATATGAGTACGGGCAGCGCGATGTCAGCCTTTGAGCGCATGGAAGAAAAAGTCATGCAACTCGAAGCTGTTTCGGAAGCAGCAGGTGAAATTGGCGGTAATAGTCTAGAAGATCAGTTTGCTCAACTTGAAGGTAGTAATGTAGATGATGAGCTGGCAGCAATGAAAGCTCAAATGCTGAGCGGTTCTTCTCCTAACCAAGAAGCATTACCTGCGGGACAAGATAGTTCCTCTTCTTCCTCTTCAGCGCCGAAAACAGAGGTCGATGCGGAACTAGAAGAGTTACGTCGCCAACTGAATCAGTAG
- a CDS encoding NF038130 family PEP-CTERM protein encodes MKNPIKKILLGASVVVSVSAIATNSAWAGTLKATNIEFNTDNFQTYNGPDNSDISQRDEAQAIQALTDDSLYTNVELWAFGEDVLENVGFSANLGSHQVTVETVTGADWAIFGQQWLDDFLGAYNLTNVVTANQYQQALTSLTTLGRPRSGDPNISNLTLNEETGEIEIGLIGHYDLTERLTKPEHFHTWQSDPIMYSVKAFLDGGFIPGPIQISEIAKVTVDGEVNWVYSFNAVETNTIAADAKDKTSHTGYYSKTIKVASNEPGEKVPEPSALLGLVVVGGVFATRRKFKKA; translated from the coding sequence ATGAAAAATCCAATCAAAAAAATCTTATTAGGTGCTTCAGTAGTAGTAAGCGTTAGCGCGATCGCCACAAACTCAGCTTGGGCGGGAACTCTTAAAGCTACTAATATCGAATTTAATACTGACAATTTCCAAACTTACAACGGTCCGGACAATTCTGATATCTCTCAAAGAGACGAAGCACAAGCAATTCAAGCTTTAACCGATGATAGCTTATATACCAACGTCGAACTTTGGGCTTTCGGTGAAGATGTTCTCGAAAATGTTGGCTTTTCCGCAAACTTAGGTTCTCATCAAGTTACTGTCGAGACTGTTACTGGCGCTGATTGGGCAATTTTTGGTCAGCAATGGCTTGACGACTTCCTCGGTGCTTATAATCTCACTAATGTAGTTACCGCCAACCAATACCAACAAGCACTAACCTCTCTAACGACATTAGGTCGTCCTCGCTCTGGAGATCCGAATATTTCTAACTTAACACTCAACGAAGAAACCGGGGAAATTGAAATTGGTTTAATCGGACATTATGATTTAACCGAACGTTTAACCAAACCAGAACACTTTCATACTTGGCAAAGCGATCCGATTATGTATAGTGTGAAAGCGTTTCTCGATGGGGGCTTTATTCCCGGTCCAATTCAAATCAGCGAAATTGCCAAAGTTACTGTTGATGGAGAAGTTAACTGGGTTTACAGTTTTAATGCTGTCGAAACAAATACGATCGCGGCGGATGCCAAAGATAAAACCTCTCACACTGGTTACTACAGTAAAACTATTAAAGTTGCTAGCAATGAACCTGGAGAAAAAGTGCCCGAACCTTCTGCACTTTTAGGTTTAGTAGTTGTGGGTGGTGTTTTTGCTACTCGTCGCAAATTCAAGAAAGCCTAA
- the menB gene encoding 1,4-dihydroxy-2-naphthoyl-CoA synthase, with protein sequence MSDDQKTTNVAWEVAKTYEDILYHKFAGIAKITINRPHKRNAFRPKTVFELYDAFCDAREDSQIGVVLLTGAGPHTDGKYAFCSGGDQSVRGKAGYIDDEGVPRLNVLDLQRLIRSMPKVVIAMVAGYAIGGGHVLHLICDLTIAADNAIFGQTGPKVGSFDGGFGASYLARIVGQKKAREIWFLCRQYTATQALDMGLVNCVVPVEQLEAEGIQWANEILDKSPIAIRCLKAAFNADCDGQAGLQELAGNATLLYYMTEEGSEGKQAFLEKRKPNFRDFPWLP encoded by the coding sequence ATGAGCGATGACCAGAAAACAACTAACGTAGCCTGGGAAGTAGCTAAAACTTACGAAGACATTCTCTATCATAAATTTGCAGGCATTGCCAAAATTACCATTAATCGTCCTCACAAACGCAATGCCTTCCGCCCGAAAACTGTTTTTGAACTTTACGATGCTTTTTGTGATGCTCGCGAAGATAGCCAAATAGGTGTAGTGCTGTTGACAGGTGCAGGTCCTCATACTGACGGTAAATATGCCTTTTGTTCTGGTGGCGACCAAAGCGTGCGGGGTAAAGCGGGATATATTGACGATGAAGGTGTACCTAGGTTAAACGTTCTCGATTTACAGCGTTTAATTCGTTCGATGCCCAAAGTGGTTATTGCCATGGTAGCAGGTTATGCGATCGGGGGCGGTCACGTTTTACACTTGATTTGCGACCTGACAATTGCCGCCGATAACGCTATTTTTGGGCAAACAGGTCCAAAAGTTGGTAGCTTTGATGGCGGTTTTGGCGCTAGTTATCTCGCCCGCATTGTGGGTCAAAAAAAAGCTCGGGAAATTTGGTTTCTCTGTCGTCAGTACACTGCTACTCAAGCGCTGGATATGGGGTTAGTGAATTGTGTCGTGCCTGTGGAACAGTTAGAAGCTGAAGGGATACAATGGGCGAATGAAATTCTTGATAAAAGCCCGATCGCTATTCGCTGTCTGAAAGCGGCTTTTAATGCTGACTGCGATGGTCAAGCGGGTTTGCAAGAATTGGCAGGTAACGCTACTTTACTTTATTACATGACTGAAGAGGGGTCGGAAGGGAAACAGGCATTTCTCGAAAAGCGTAAACCTAATTTTCGCGATTTTCCTTGGCTCCCTTAA
- a CDS encoding two-component system response regulator: MKKILVIEDERILRQSVVKILKNENFEIIEAKNGSMGVYLARTQKPDLILCDLIMPELDGYGVLGILQQDPNTVMIPFICLTAQEDRASLRQIMELGASDYITKPFTRSELLGAIATQLGKRERLRQQQNLALLEATAKLNRLAYYDSSTKLPNQLLLREEFTKIVQLNLYQSQVVPLMILCLNQFQRFTYGLGTKSSEKLLQVITERIIVCAGIHSLVARLNEEQFAILLPKLNARKKIEKIAQTLLEILSQPFDLEEKKIYISCSIGIGIFPLDGNKLDSLLQNTTAALAEAQQMSGNRYQFYRPSLKEQSSDRFQLEMDLRLAVEQGELLAYYQPQLDLKTGKIVAAEALMRWQRPDSSFVSPAKFIPLAEEIGLVIALDEWMLYAACNQAKIWQQQGLNLTVAVNLSGVHFNQSDLSRRVVRVLENTGLEPQYLELEVTETALVQNQERAIATLQELKALGIRLSLDDFGSGYSSLMYLQQFPFDSLKIDRSFIQNLTKESKNEAIVTATIQMAHSLNLQVVAEGVETQQEQAFLSQHQCDLIQGYAIGHPMPPLELQKMLQLNQQTNQAISLKKAANNLSSLN, from the coding sequence ATGAAAAAAATTCTTGTAATCGAAGATGAAAGAATTCTGCGCCAAAGCGTAGTAAAAATTCTTAAAAATGAGAACTTTGAGATTATAGAAGCAAAAAATGGCAGTATGGGAGTTTACTTAGCCAGAACCCAAAAACCAGACTTGATTCTTTGCGATCTAATTATGCCAGAATTAGATGGTTACGGAGTCCTAGGAATTTTGCAACAAGATCCCAACACAGTAATGATTCCCTTTATTTGTCTGACTGCTCAAGAAGACCGAGCTTCTCTGCGACAAATAATGGAACTAGGAGCTAGCGACTATATTACCAAGCCTTTCACCAGAAGCGAACTACTAGGCGCGATCGCCACTCAATTAGGAAAACGAGAAAGGCTGCGTCAGCAACAAAATCTCGCCTTGTTAGAAGCAACTGCAAAACTAAATCGTCTCGCCTACTACGACAGTTCGACTAAACTGCCCAATCAACTCTTATTAAGAGAAGAATTTACCAAGATCGTGCAATTGAATCTTTACCAGTCTCAGGTAGTACCGCTAATGATACTATGCCTCAACCAATTCCAACGCTTTACTTACGGTTTAGGTACCAAATCTAGTGAAAAGCTACTCCAAGTAATAACCGAGCGCATAATTGTTTGTGCTGGTATTCATAGTTTAGTAGCCCGACTTAATGAAGAACAATTTGCAATTTTATTGCCTAAACTTAACGCCAGAAAAAAGATTGAGAAAATAGCTCAAACCTTACTAGAAATTTTATCTCAACCTTTTGATTTAGAAGAGAAAAAAATCTATATTTCTTGTAGTATTGGGATCGGAATTTTTCCTTTAGATGGTAACAAGCTTGATTCGCTGTTACAAAACACAACTGCGGCATTAGCTGAAGCCCAACAGATGAGCGGCAATCGCTATCAGTTTTACAGGCCAAGTTTGAAAGAGCAATCCTCAGACCGTTTTCAATTAGAAATGGACTTGCGTTTAGCAGTAGAACAAGGAGAATTACTAGCTTATTATCAACCCCAATTAGACTTAAAAACCGGAAAAATAGTTGCAGCAGAAGCTCTCATGCGTTGGCAACGTCCCGATAGTAGTTTTGTTTCCCCAGCTAAATTTATTCCTCTTGCTGAAGAAATTGGTTTAGTAATAGCCCTTGATGAATGGATGCTTTATGCTGCTTGTAATCAAGCTAAAATTTGGCAGCAACAAGGATTAAATTTGACTGTAGCAGTAAATCTTTCAGGCGTACATTTTAATCAGTCCGATCTGAGTAGGAGAGTGGTTCGAGTCTTGGAAAACACAGGTTTAGAACCTCAATACTTAGAATTAGAAGTCACTGAAACTGCACTAGTACAAAACCAAGAGCGCGCGATCGCCACTCTCCAGGAATTAAAAGCGCTCGGAATTAGACTATCTTTAGATGATTTTGGCAGTGGTTACTCTTCTTTGATGTATTTACAGCAATTTCCTTTCGATAGCTTAAAAATTGACCGCAGTTTTATCCAAAACTTAACCAAAGAGTCAAAAAACGAAGCGATCGTCACAGCAACTATTCAAATGGCACATAGTCTCAATTTGCAAGTAGTTGCCGAAGGAGTGGAAACTCAGCAAGAACAAGCTTTTCTCAGCCAACATCAGTGCGATCTAATTCAAGGTTACGCGATCGGTCATCCGATGCCACCACTCGAACTGCAAAAAATGCTTCAGCTTAATCAACAAACAAATCAAGCGATCTCTCTAAAAAAAGCTGCTAATAATTTATCGAGTTTGAATTAA
- a CDS encoding thioredoxin family protein — translation MSSVIKITDSEFETEVFQESKPVLVYFWANWCGPCKLVSPSVDWVANQYSDRLKVVKLEVDPNPNSVAKCQVEGVPALRLFKGDEMVISHEGAIGRQALNDMLKEYIQ, via the coding sequence GTGAGTAGCGTTATTAAAATTACCGATTCTGAGTTTGAGACGGAAGTTTTTCAAGAATCAAAGCCAGTCCTGGTTTACTTTTGGGCTAATTGGTGCGGTCCTTGTAAGTTGGTTTCTCCTTCAGTGGATTGGGTAGCTAATCAGTACAGCGATCGCCTGAAGGTGGTTAAACTTGAAGTTGACCCTAACCCTAATTCTGTGGCTAAGTGTCAGGTGGAAGGTGTTCCGGCTTTGAGATTGTTTAAAGGTGATGAGATGGTAATCTCTCACGAAGGAGCGATCGGCAGACAAGCTCTCAACGATATGCTAAAAGAATACATTCAGTAG